A genomic segment from Odontesthes bonariensis isolate fOdoBon6 chromosome 8, fOdoBon6.hap1, whole genome shotgun sequence encodes:
- the tmem209 gene encoding transmembrane protein 209: protein MLTPPKEGTPSMIDRALRLRREEQARQVVLAWAVLNVSLAGMIYTEMSGKLLSRYYNITYWPIWYIELVLASLFSLNALFDFWKYFKYTMAPSTITVTPEQHRLLGLRNTSIQASPPLKPEKKETPAPAQASPLQGQSVLSFSPSRPASSSPKFSPSCVTGYSPSLSNPSTPSSAGGPFSPSVAFGKVLNYSPSSGTSPYSNSIGSAEGSSLRARYRTSPSVFNSPGSKEDYMEDLKSLERFLRTEEEKSHRSQLGSPEAVCPSHSPTFWNYNRSVGDYAQSLRKFLYQPACRSQAPSAHKDETDLGSKQAAEEVWARITTSRAVVERTDSWTAKLRNWISDTILVTLVKEIDSVNSQLRRMGCPELQIGEASISSLKQAAVMKASLIPTLNSIVLYLDITPNQEYLVDRLKELAHSGCMSSFRWNGGGDLKNRKWDTDIPTDCAILMHVFCTYLDSRLPPHPKYPDGKTFTSQHFSHTPDKPDITKENLFCIHQSSTTPPHYQLVYQGHIYSLPKGRNNLFHTILMFLYVIKTKESGMLGRVNLGLSGVNILWIFED from the exons ATGTTGACCCCACCTAAGGAGGGGACCCCCAGTATGATAGACAGGGCACTGAGGTtgaggagggaggagcaggCTCGACAAGTCGTCCTCGCCTGGGCTGTTCTCAACGTGTCCCTTGCTGGCATGATTTACACTGAAAT GTCGGGAAAACTGCTGAGCCGGTACTACAACATCACCTACTGGCCTATTTGGTACATCG AACTGGTACTAGCCTCTCTCTTCAGTCTAAATGCTCTTTTTGACTTCTGGAAGTATTTCAAATACACGATGGCTCCGTCCACCATTACTGTAACCCCCGAGCAGCATCGCCTTCTGGGTTTGAGAAACACGA GTATCCAGGCTTCTCCGCCACTAAAGCCAGAAAAGAAGGAAACGCCGGCTCCAGCCCAAGCATCTCCACTGCAGGGCCAGAGTGTGCTGAGTTTCAGCCCTTCTCGGCCAGCCTCAAGCAGTCCCAAGTTCTCCCCGAGTTGTGTAACAGGTTACAGTCCTTCTCTGAGTAACCCATCCACGCCGAGCAGTGCGGGAGGCCCCTTTTCCCCCTCAGTGGCCTTTGGGAAG GTGCTGAACTACAGTCCTTCCTCGGGCACTTCTCCCTACTCAAACAGCATTGGATCAGCAGAAGGTTCGAGCTTGAGGGCTCGATATCGCACATCCCCCTCTGTGTTTAACTCTCCGGGAAGCAAAGAGGACTACATGGAAGATCTGAAAAGTCTGGAGCGGTTCCTGCgcacagaggaggagaagagtCACCGCAGCCAGCTCG GCAGTCCAGAGGCTGTGTGTCCGAGCCACAGTCCGACATTTTGGAACTACAACCGTTCAGTCGGAGACTACGCGCAGAGCTTGAGGAAATTCCTCTATCAGCCTGCATGCCGCTCCCAGGCGCCGTCTGCCCACAAGGATGAGACGGATCTGGGTTCCAAACAGGCTGCAGAGGAG GTGTGGGCCAGAATCACGACCAGCCGTGCAGTCGTGGAGCGGACCGATAGCTGGACAGCCAAGCTCCGAAAT TGGATCAGTGACACCATCTTGGTCACGTTGGTCAAAGAAATCGACTCTGTCAACAGCCAGCTGAGGAGGATGGGATGCCCAGAGCTCCAGATAGGAG AGGCCAGCATAAGCAGTCTGAAACAGGCGGCCGTGATGAAAGCCTCATTAATTCCCACCTTGAACTCGATTGTCCTGTACTTGGACATCACACCCAACCAGGAATATCTAGTTGACAGATTAAAGG AGCTGGCTCACAGCGGCTGTATGAGCTCCTTCCGCTGGAATGGTGGCGGTGATCTGAAGAACAGGAAGTGGGACACAGACATTCCCACTGACTGTGCT ATCCTCATGCACGTCTTCTGCACGTACTTGGACTCCAGGCTTCCTCCGCACCCAAAGTACCCAGACGGGAAGACTTTCACTTCTCAGCACTTCAGCCACACCCCAGACAAACCTG ATATTACCAAGGAGAACCTCTTCTGCATCCACCAAAGCAGCACCACCCCTCCTCACTACCAGCTCGTATATCAGGGGCACATCTACAGTCTTCCTAAG GGCAGGAACAACCTGTTCCACACAATTCTCATGTTCCTCTATGTCATTAAGACCAAAGAGTCGGGGATGCTGGG gaGGGTGAATCTGGGACTCTCTGGCGTCAACATCCTGTGGATATTTGAGGACTGA